The window GCATCATCGCCCAGCTCTTCCAGGCCAAGCCGACGGCGACCCCCGCCGAGATCGAGGACGTCCTGAAGCGCACCGCGTTGAAGTACACCGACGGGTCCGGCTACCAGACCGTCAACGGGTACTCGACGAGCTTCGACAAGGGCACCGGCCTCGTCGACGTGGTCGCCGCGGCGACCGCACTCGGCGCGCACTGAGACTCGGGGTCGAATGCGGGGAGCCGATTTGGCTCCCCGCATTCGGGTTTCCCGGATCGTTTCACTGGTGCACCTGATGGTTTCGTGGTTCGTGTGGCCAAAGTGTTCGGATACAGGGCACAATGACCGCAGGTATTTCCGTTCAGTGCCGATAGCCGCTGGTTGACAGGACGTAGGGGAAGACGATCCTCGTCGAGCAGCGGAGGTCAGCAGTGAGCACCCGTGGAAACACCCAAGGCGTGGTGTACGTCCACTCGTCGCCGTCTGCGGTATGTCCGCACGTCGAGTGGGCGATTTCGGGCACCCTCGGGGTGCGCGCCGAACTGAAATGGACCGCCCAGGCCGCGGCCCCCGGTCAACTGCGCGCGGAATGCGCGTGGACCGGAGAGGCAGGCACCGGCGGCAAACTCGCGGGCGCCCTGCGGGCGTGGCCGATGATCCGCTTCGAGGTCACCGAGGAACCCAGCTCCGGCGTCGACGGTGAACGTTTCTGCTACGCCCCGGCGCTCGGCCTCTGGCACGCCCGCACCTGCGCGAACGGCGACATCGTGGTCGGCGAGGACCAGCTGCGCACGCTGGCCGCGTCCGCCCGCGGTGGCGAGTCCTTCGCCTTCGGCGTCGACGAACTCCTCGGGGCGTCCTGGGACGAGGCCCTCGAGCCTTTCCGGCGCGCGGGCGACGGTGCTCCGGTGACCTGGCTGCACCGCGTCGGCTGAGCCCTGTGGCACGCTTGACCTGTGGCGCAGGGGCGAGGGGTCAGGCAGCCGTGGTTGTGGCCCGCGGTGCTGGTCGCGGTCGTGCTGACCGCGACCGCGAGCCTGCTCGCGCGCGAGCTGTACGCCGACGACCGCAACGCCCCGCCGCCGTCGGCCATCCTGCCCAGCGCGGGCGCGCTGCCCCCAGGTGAGCAACCCGGGCACCGGGACGTGCGGGGGACGCGGGACGCCATCCAGCACCCGATGTACGAGACGGTCCGGCAGCTGCTGCAGACCTACTTCGACGCGATCAACGGCAAGAACTACGAGCGGTGGCGCACGACGGTCACGGCCGACCGGATCAAGAACATGCCCGAGGAGACCTGGCGGGCCAGCTACCGGTCGACGCAGGACGGCAGCATCGTGGTCTACCGGATCGAGACCGGCCCTCGGGGCAGCGCGCGGGTGATGCTGACGTTCATCTCCAAACAGGACGTCGCCGACGCGCCGCTGGAACTGCCGGAGCCGTGCATCAGATGGCACGTGATCTTCCCGCTCACCGTCGAGGCCGACGTGTGGAAGCTCGACGCGGGCCCCACCGGCGCGTCCCCCCAACACGAGAAGTGTTAATCGCTCGAATCGCGGTTCCGCCCGCCCATAAAGTGATCAGATGCGACTCACGAAATACGGCCACGCCTGTGTGCGCCTCGAAGCCGGTGACGGTGTGCTCGTGATCGACCCGGGCACCCTGTCCGAAATGGAATCGCTGTCCGGTGCCACCGCCGTGCTCATCACCCATGAGCACGCCGACCACATCGATCTCGACAAACTCGAAGCCGCCCGGGCCGCCAACCCGGCGCTCACCGTGCACACCCACTCCGCCTTCGCCGACGTCCTCGGGGCCGGGGTGACCGCCGTCGAGCCCGGCGACACCTTCACGGCGGCCGGGTTCACCGTGCGCGTCGTCGGCGGCGAGCACGCAGAGATCATCGACGGCTGGCCCGGCTGCCCGAACCTCGGCTTCATCGTCGACGGCGTCTACCACCCGGGGGACTCCCTGTTCGTGCCCGCCGAGCCGGTCGACACACTGCTGGTCCCGGCCGCGGGCCCGTGGCTGAAGCTGCGTGAGGTCATCGAGTTCGTCCGAGCGATCAAGCCCGCGCGCGCGTTCCCCATCCACGACGCCGCGCTCAGCGCCTACGGACAGAACCACTTCGACCAGTGGCTGGACGGCCAAGGCGGGGCCGACTACTCCCGCGTTCCGCTGGGCGACTCGGTCACTCTCCAGTAGCAACAACAACTGGGCTGTGAAGAAGTTGCTCCATTCGCGCTTGAACGCACGCGCGGTCCCCGGCGTAACGCTGGCTGAGCCCTGATGGGCTCGCACAGAGACGGAGGATCGTGTGGATCTGGTTGAAGCGCAACTGGTCAAACACCGGGAAATGGTTCTCTCACTGTTCCGCATCGTGGTCGGCCTGCTGTTCGCCTGCCACGGCGTCGCGACGCTGTTCGGGGTGCTCGGCAAGAGCGCGAAGGCGGTCCCCGACTTCGCCGCGTGGCCCAGTTGGTGGGCGGCGGTCATCCAGGTCGTCGGCGGCACCGCGGTCGCGCTCGGCATCGGTACGCGCGTGGCCGCTTTGATCTGTTCAGGCTCGATGGCCTACGCCTACTTCGTCGCGCACCAGCCCAAGGCGCTGTGGCCGATAGAGAACGGCGGGGTGCCCGCCGTCCTCTACTGCTGGGCCTTCCTGCTGATCGCGTTCATGGGCGCGGACCGCTGGGCGCTCGGCAGGCAGCTGGGCCGCGCGCGCTGACCGAGTCGACCCTCGCCCAACCCGTCAGAGCGGGATGTTGCCGTGGGCTCCGCGACCGGCAGGCGCGGCGGCCAGCGCCTCGGCCAGCTTCTGGCGGGTGTGGCGGGGGTCGATGACCTCGTCCACCACGCCGATCGCCATCGCCCGCTCCACGCCGCCCGCGATCCGCTCGTGCTCAGCGGTGAGCCGCGCGTGCAGCGCCTCGCGCTCGTCCTCCGCGGCCGCGGCGAGCTTCTTGCGGTGCAGGATGCCGACGGCGGCCTTCGCGCCCATGACGGCGACCTCGGCCTCCGGCCAGGCGAACACTGCGGTGGCGCCGAGGGAACGGGAGTTCATCGCGATGTACGCGCCGCCGTAGGACTTGCGGGTCACCAGGGTCACCCGCGGGACCACGGCCTCGGCGAAGGCGTGCAGCAGCTTCGCGCCGCGGCGCACGACACCGTCCCATTCCTGGCCGACGCCCGGGAGGTAACCCGGGACGTCCACCACGACCAGCAGCGGCACCCCGAAGCTGTCGCACATCCGGACGAAGCGGGCCGCCTTCTCCGCGGACAGCGAGTCCAGGCAGCCACCCTTGCGCAGCGGGTTGTTCGCGATCACACCGACGGTGCGGCCGCCGAGACGACCCAGGCCGATCACCACGTTCGGCGCCCACTTGGCCTGCAGCTCCTCGAACTGGGACACGCCGTGGGCGTCGGTGTCGAGGATGCCGCGCAGCAGCGGCTTGACGTCGTAGGCGCGGTTGACCTGCTCGGGCAGCAGGTCACGCAGCGGGGTCTCGTCGCGCACCGCGTGCAGGTCGAACAGGCCGGGCTTGGCGAACAGGCTGGTGATGCGGCGGGCCCGGACGTAGGCGTCCGGCTCGTCGGTGGCCAGCACATGCACGACACCGGACTTGCGGCCGTGCGCGTCGGCGCCGCCGAGGCCCTCCTGGTCGATCTGCTCCCCGGTGACGCTGCGGACCACGTCCGGCCCGGTCACGAAGACCCGCCCGGCCGGGGACATGATCACCACGTCGGTCAGCGCGGGACCGTAGGCGGCGCCACCGGCCGCCGGGCCGACCACGACACTGATCTGCGGGATGCGGCCCGAGGCCCGGATCATCGCGGCGAAGACGTTGCCGACGGCGTCGAGCGACTCGACGCCCTCGGCCAGCCGCGCGCCGCCGCAGTGCCAGACCCCGATGACCGGGCTGCGCTCACGCAGCGCGGTGTCGATGGCCTCGACGATGTGCCTGCAGCCCTCGGTGCCCATGGCGCCACCCATCTTGGTGGCGTCGGTGCAGTACGCGATGACCTTGACACCGTCGATGCGCCCACGCACCGCGAACACGCCGCTGGTGTCCGCGGGGCGCAGCGGCGCCATCGAGCCGGCGTCGAGCAGCTGCGTGAGCCGGACCAGCGGGTCGCGCGGGTCCAGGTCAGGCGCCTCGGCCGACATGGTCGCCAGAGCGGTCATCGGGAGAGCTCCTCAACTGGGCTGGTGGGCCCCGGTGGTCAGGCGGCGGTGAAGGCGAGCGCCACGTTGTGGCCGCCGAAACCGAACGAGTCGTTGATCGCCGCCGCGAGCTCGACCTTGCGCGGCTGGCCGGTCACGACGTCCAGGCCGACGCGCGGGTCGATGTTCTCCAGGTTGCGGGTCGCGGGGATCACGCCGTAGTAGATCGAGAGCAGCGTGATGATGCTTTCCACCGCACCCGCACCGCCGACGAGGTGACCCAGCGCCGACTTCGGCGCGGTGAGCACGACGTGGTCGCCGAGCGCCTTGCGGATCGCCGCGGCCTCACCGATGTCGCCGACCACCGTCGACGTGGCGTGCGCGTTGACGTGGGTGACGTCGGTCGGGCTCAGGCCCGCCATCCGCACCGCGTTGGTGATCGCCTTGATCTGGCCGACACCCTCGGGGTGGTTGCCCGTGATGTGGAAGGCGTCGGAAGTCATGCCGTAGCCGGAGAGCCTGCCGTACACGCGGGCGCCGCGGGCGGCGGCGTGCTCGGCGGTCTCCAGGATGACCACGCCGGCGCCCTCACCGAGGACGAAGCCGTCGCGGTCGTTGTCGAAGGGCCGCGACGCGCGCTCGGGCTCGTCGTTGCGGGTGCTCAGGGTCCGCGACTGGGCGAACCCGGCCACGGTGATCGGGTGGATGCACGCCTCGGCGCCACCGGCGACGACGACGTCGGCCCGACCGTTCTGGATCATCTGGTAGGCCGTGGCCAGCGCCTCGGCGCCGGACGCGCAGGCCGAGGCGGGCGTGTGCAC is drawn from Actinokineospora alba and contains these coding sequences:
- a CDS encoding MBL fold metallo-hydrolase; the protein is MRLTKYGHACVRLEAGDGVLVIDPGTLSEMESLSGATAVLITHEHADHIDLDKLEAARAANPALTVHTHSAFADVLGAGVTAVEPGDTFTAAGFTVRVVGGEHAEIIDGWPGCPNLGFIVDGVYHPGDSLFVPAEPVDTLLVPAAGPWLKLREVIEFVRAIKPARAFPIHDAALSAYGQNHFDQWLDGQGGADYSRVPLGDSVTLQ
- a CDS encoding DUF3145 domain-containing protein, with the protein product MSTRGNTQGVVYVHSSPSAVCPHVEWAISGTLGVRAELKWTAQAAAPGQLRAECAWTGEAGTGGKLAGALRAWPMIRFEVTEEPSSGVDGERFCYAPALGLWHARTCANGDIVVGEDQLRTLAASARGGESFAFGVDELLGASWDEALEPFRRAGDGAPVTWLHRVG
- a CDS encoding beta-ketoacyl-[acyl-carrier-protein] synthase family protein — protein: MSNVDVVITGLGATTPLGGDVTTTWEALLAGKNGIRVNDKEWVERYDLPAKLAAPLLVDPTDVLPRVQARRLDRCEQIAIIAAREAWADAGFELPRDEEAPVDPERLGVVIGTGIGGPVTLLDQYELLQRDGLRKVSPLTVPMLMPNGPAAHVGIELRARAGVHTPASACASGAEALATAYQMIQNGRADVVVAGGAEACIHPITVAGFAQSRTLSTRNDEPERASRPFDNDRDGFVLGEGAGVVILETAEHAAARGARVYGRLSGYGMTSDAFHITGNHPEGVGQIKAITNAVRMAGLSPTDVTHVNAHATSTVVGDIGEAAAIRKALGDHVVLTAPKSALGHLVGGAGAVESIITLLSIYYGVIPATRNLENIDPRVGLDVVTGQPRKVELAAAINDSFGFGGHNVALAFTAA
- a CDS encoding acyl-CoA carboxylase subunit beta, with the translated sequence MTALATMSAEAPDLDPRDPLVRLTQLLDAGSMAPLRPADTSGVFAVRGRIDGVKVIAYCTDATKMGGAMGTEGCRHIVEAIDTALRERSPVIGVWHCGGARLAEGVESLDAVGNVFAAMIRASGRIPQISVVVGPAAGGAAYGPALTDVVIMSPAGRVFVTGPDVVRSVTGEQIDQEGLGGADAHGRKSGVVHVLATDEPDAYVRARRITSLFAKPGLFDLHAVRDETPLRDLLPEQVNRAYDVKPLLRGILDTDAHGVSQFEELQAKWAPNVVIGLGRLGGRTVGVIANNPLRKGGCLDSLSAEKAARFVRMCDSFGVPLLVVVDVPGYLPGVGQEWDGVVRRGAKLLHAFAEAVVPRVTLVTRKSYGGAYIAMNSRSLGATAVFAWPEAEVAVMGAKAAVGILHRKKLAAAAEDEREALHARLTAEHERIAGGVERAMAIGVVDEVIDPRHTRQKLAEALAAAPAGRGAHGNIPL
- a CDS encoding DoxX family protein, yielding MVLSLFRIVVGLLFACHGVATLFGVLGKSAKAVPDFAAWPSWWAAVIQVVGGTAVALGIGTRVAALICSGSMAYAYFVAHQPKALWPIENGGVPAVLYCWAFLLIAFMGADRWALGRQLGRAR